The following are from one region of the Streptomyces changanensis genome:
- a CDS encoding RidA family protein yields MSEKTAVTPPTHTTPPARFSHGVRKGGLLQVAGQVGFLPAAPGEPPAVAGPTLREQTLQTLANVEAVLREGGATWDDVVMTRVYLTHTDHFAELNALYDEYLAGVAVPPARTTVYVGLPTGLLVEIDALAVLG; encoded by the coding sequence ATGAGCGAGAAGACCGCCGTCACCCCGCCCACCCACACCACCCCTCCGGCCCGCTTCTCCCACGGCGTGCGCAAGGGCGGCCTGCTCCAGGTCGCCGGCCAGGTCGGCTTCCTCCCGGCCGCCCCCGGCGAGCCGCCCGCCGTCGCCGGGCCGACCCTGCGCGAGCAGACCCTCCAGACCCTCGCCAACGTCGAGGCCGTCCTCCGGGAGGGCGGCGCCACCTGGGACGACGTGGTGATGACGCGCGTCTACCTCACGCACACCGACCACTTCGCCGAGCTGAACGCCCTCTACGACGAGTACCTCGCGGGCGTCGCCGTCCCGCCCGCCCGCACCACCGTCTACGTCGGCCTGCCCACCGGGCTCCTCGTGGAGATCGACGCCCTCGCGGTCCTCGGCTGA
- a CDS encoding alanine racemase translates to MAAGQPGPDVLAARLADERLDHRFKGLPPDADGLTVGELAAQRRNVFTDGFTTPVLTLSAGALEHNLALLGAYSARHGLAFAPHGKTTMAPGLFARQLAHGAWGITVAVPHQVRVCRAFGVRRVFLANELVDAAALRWITGQLAADPEFRFVCYVDSVRGVELMDRALAGSPRPVDVVVELAAGEGARTGVRTEAEAVEVAGAVAGAAALRLVGVAGYEAQVPGASPETVRAWLRRLTGLAVRLDGAGLFADAGEIVVSAGGSEWFDAVADVLAELPPLSAPVLRLLRSGAYVSHDHGHYERLTPFNRVPEEGALEPAFLLWAQVVSRPTPDEAFLNAGKRDVSYDLALPVPRRVRSGRDGTERAADGLTVTALSDQHAWVRAEPGGALPEVGDWVALGLAHPCTVFEKWPLIPLVEGDGTVVDYVRTFF, encoded by the coding sequence ATGGCCGCCGGACAGCCGGGCCCGGACGTGCTCGCCGCACGCTTGGCGGACGAGCGGCTGGATCACCGCTTCAAGGGGCTCCCGCCGGACGCCGACGGCCTCACGGTCGGCGAACTGGCCGCCCAGCGGCGCAACGTCTTCACCGACGGCTTCACCACGCCGGTCCTGACCCTCTCCGCCGGGGCGCTGGAGCACAACCTGGCCCTGCTCGGGGCGTACTCCGCCCGTCACGGCCTGGCCTTCGCGCCGCACGGCAAGACGACGATGGCTCCTGGGCTGTTCGCCCGTCAGCTGGCCCACGGGGCCTGGGGCATCACGGTGGCCGTCCCGCACCAGGTACGGGTGTGCCGGGCGTTCGGGGTGCGGCGGGTGTTCCTCGCCAACGAGCTGGTCGACGCGGCCGCCCTGCGCTGGATCACCGGGCAGCTGGCGGCCGACCCGGAGTTCCGGTTCGTCTGCTACGTCGACTCGGTGCGCGGCGTCGAGCTGATGGACCGCGCGCTGGCCGGGTCGCCGCGGCCGGTGGACGTCGTGGTGGAGCTGGCGGCGGGCGAGGGCGCGCGGACCGGGGTGCGCACGGAGGCGGAGGCCGTCGAGGTCGCCGGGGCGGTGGCGGGCGCGGCGGCGCTACGGCTGGTCGGCGTCGCCGGGTACGAGGCGCAGGTGCCGGGGGCGTCGCCGGAGACGGTGCGGGCGTGGCTGCGGCGGCTGACCGGGCTCGCGGTCCGGCTGGACGGCGCGGGGCTGTTCGCGGACGCGGGCGAGATCGTGGTGAGCGCGGGCGGCAGCGAGTGGTTCGACGCCGTCGCCGACGTCCTCGCCGAGCTGCCGCCGCTGTCGGCGCCCGTGCTGAGGCTGCTGCGTTCGGGCGCGTACGTCTCGCACGACCACGGGCACTACGAGCGGCTGACGCCGTTCAACCGGGTCCCGGAGGAGGGGGCGCTGGAGCCGGCGTTCCTGCTGTGGGCGCAGGTGGTGTCACGGCCGACGCCGGACGAGGCGTTCCTCAACGCCGGCAAGCGGGACGTGTCGTACGACCTGGCGCTGCCCGTGCCGCGGCGGGTGCGCTCCGGCCGGGACGGCACCGAGCGCGCGGCGGACGGGCTGACGGTGACCGCGCTGTCGGACCAGCACGCGTGGGTGCGCGCCGAGCCCGGGGGCGCGCTGCCGGAGGTCGGCGACTGGGTGGCCCTCGGGCTGGCCCACCCGTGCACGGTGTTCGAGAAGTGGCCGCTCATCCCCCTGGTGGAGGGCGACGGCACGGTCGTCGACTACGTCCGCACCTTCTTCTGA
- a CDS encoding N-acyl-D-amino-acid deacylase family protein, with the protein MELVIRDARVVDGTGGRAYRADVGVDRGRIAAVRREGEPALFGARVLDAAGLALSPGFVDMHAHSDLALLRDPAHEAKVAQGVTLEVLGQDGLSYAPVDDRTLDEVRAAIGGWNGDGADVDVDWRTVGGYLDRLDRGFDGEGVAVNAAYLVPQGTVRAYAVGWTDRPATGAELDRMRRLVAEGLAQGAVGMSSGLTYPPGMYADGAELAALCRVVARHGGYYCPHHRSYGAGALAAYAEMLDLARATGCPLHLAHATLNFGVNEGRAPELLTLLDAALADGVDVSLDTYPYTPGCTTLAALLPGWAHEGGPRALLARLRDDATAERIRYALEVTGSDGCHGVPVDWASVEVSGVSDPALAAYVGTRLPGWAAARRLLVADRLGTAVLQHVGHEGNVRAIMRHRAHTGGSDGILHGAKPHPRAYGTFPHYLGRYVRELAVLSLEEAVAHLTSRPAARLRLPDRGLVRVGYRADLVLFDPDTVAAGATFAAPRTLPVGIPHVLVDGRFAVRDGRRTDVLAGRSVRRTP; encoded by the coding sequence GTGGAGCTGGTCATCAGGGACGCACGGGTCGTCGACGGCACCGGCGGCCGGGCCTACCGCGCGGACGTCGGCGTCGACCGGGGCCGGATCGCCGCGGTGCGCCGCGAGGGCGAGCCGGCGCTGTTCGGCGCACGCGTCCTGGACGCGGCGGGGCTCGCCCTCTCCCCCGGCTTCGTCGACATGCACGCCCACAGCGACCTGGCCCTGCTGCGCGATCCGGCGCACGAGGCGAAGGTCGCGCAGGGCGTGACGCTGGAGGTCCTGGGCCAGGACGGCCTGTCGTACGCGCCGGTGGACGACCGCACGCTCGACGAGGTCCGCGCGGCGATCGGCGGCTGGAACGGCGACGGCGCCGACGTCGACGTGGACTGGCGGACCGTCGGCGGGTACCTGGACCGGCTGGACCGGGGCTTCGACGGCGAGGGCGTCGCCGTGAACGCCGCCTACCTGGTGCCCCAGGGCACGGTCCGCGCGTACGCCGTCGGCTGGACGGACCGCCCGGCGACCGGCGCCGAGCTGGACCGGATGCGGCGGCTGGTCGCCGAGGGCCTGGCACAGGGCGCGGTCGGCATGTCGTCGGGGCTGACGTACCCGCCCGGCATGTACGCGGACGGCGCCGAACTGGCCGCGCTGTGCCGGGTCGTGGCCCGGCACGGCGGCTACTACTGCCCGCACCACCGCTCGTACGGGGCGGGCGCCCTGGCGGCGTACGCCGAGATGCTGGACCTGGCGCGGGCGACGGGCTGCCCGCTGCACCTGGCGCACGCGACGCTGAACTTCGGCGTCAACGAGGGCCGGGCGCCCGAGCTGCTGACGCTGCTGGACGCGGCGCTCGCGGACGGCGTCGACGTCTCGCTGGACACCTACCCGTACACGCCGGGCTGCACGACGCTCGCCGCGCTCCTGCCCGGCTGGGCCCACGAGGGCGGCCCGCGGGCGCTGCTGGCCCGGCTGCGGGACGACGCGACGGCCGAGCGGATCCGGTACGCCCTGGAGGTGACCGGCTCGGACGGCTGCCACGGCGTGCCGGTCGACTGGGCGTCCGTCGAGGTGTCGGGCGTGTCCGACCCGGCGCTGGCGGCGTACGTCGGCACGCGGTTGCCCGGCTGGGCGGCGGCCCGGCGGCTGCTGGTCGCCGACCGGCTCGGCACGGCGGTCCTCCAGCACGTCGGCCACGAGGGGAACGTACGGGCGATCATGCGCCACCGGGCGCACACCGGCGGCTCGGACGGCATCCTGCACGGCGCGAAGCCCCACCCGCGCGCCTACGGCACGTTCCCGCACTACCTGGGGCGGTACGTGCGGGAGCTGGCCGTGCTGTCGCTGGAGGAGGCCGTCGCCCACCTGACGTCCCGTCCGGCGGCGCGGCTGCGGCTGCCGGACCGGGGGCTCGTACGGGTCGGGTACCGCGCGGACCTGGTGCTGTTCGACCCGGACACGGTGGCGGCGGGTGCCACGTTCGCCGCGCCGCGCACCCTGCCGGTGGGGATCCCGCACGTCCTGGTCGACGGGCGGTTCGCGGTGCGCGACGGGCGGCGTACCGACGTGCTGGCGGGGCGCTCGGTCCGCCGCACGCCGTGA
- a CDS encoding sugar kinase, producing MTAAPDVDVVCLGESMVALLPSRPGRLADTPSFTRSVGGAESNVACALAAAGHRVRWISRVGADGFGDHLLAAVAAHGVDVSAVRRDPHRPTGVYFRTAADRADPAYEVVYHRAGSAASAMSPHTVPYEEAAAGRVLHLSGITAALSPGCRALVAALTARRPGRPRPLVSFDLNHRPALWPDPATARRALGGAARGADLVFAGADEAAQALGPRGADALRAALPEPDVLVVKEGARGATLFARTPPTGPPPTRAVTAAPPGATAPGATARGATVPGATAKAPAGGAATRRATSAGAPLRIPDVRISVPAPRVDVVSYAGASDAFAAGFLGATLRGLPLAARLRHGHLAAAAALTAPGDLAPVPDGALVDRLAGLDGTAWGRLRLGPGWTDAGPDDEEVRTR from the coding sequence GTGACGGCAGCACCCGACGTCGACGTGGTCTGCCTGGGCGAGTCCATGGTGGCCCTCCTGCCGTCCCGTCCCGGCCGCCTCGCCGACACCCCCTCCTTCACCCGGTCCGTCGGCGGTGCCGAGTCCAACGTCGCCTGCGCCCTGGCCGCCGCCGGACACCGTGTCCGCTGGATCAGCCGCGTGGGCGCCGACGGCTTCGGCGACCACCTGCTCGCCGCGGTCGCCGCGCACGGCGTGGACGTCTCGGCCGTCCGCCGGGACCCCCACCGCCCGACCGGCGTCTACTTCCGCACCGCCGCGGACCGGGCCGACCCCGCGTACGAGGTCGTCTACCACCGGGCCGGCTCGGCCGCGTCGGCGATGTCCCCGCACACGGTCCCGTACGAGGAGGCCGCCGCGGGTCGCGTCCTGCACCTGTCCGGCATCACCGCGGCGCTCTCGCCGGGCTGCCGCGCCCTGGTGGCCGCCCTCACCGCGCGCCGCCCCGGCCGGCCCCGGCCCCTGGTCTCCTTCGACCTCAACCACCGACCGGCCCTGTGGCCGGACCCGGCGACCGCCCGCCGCGCCCTGGGCGGGGCGGCCCGCGGCGCCGACCTGGTCTTCGCCGGGGCCGACGAGGCCGCGCAAGCCCTCGGACCGCGCGGCGCGGACGCGTTGCGCGCGGCGCTCCCCGAACCGGACGTGCTGGTCGTCAAGGAGGGCGCCCGCGGCGCGACCCTCTTCGCCCGCACCCCGCCCACCGGCCCCCCACCCACCCGCGCGGTGACGGCCGCCCCGCCCGGAGCCACCGCGCCCGGAGCCACCGCGCGCGGGGCCACCGTGCCCGGGGCCACCGCCAAGGCCCCTGCGGGTGGCGCCGCCACGCGCCGGGCCACCTCGGCGGGCGCCCCCCTCCGCATCCCCGACGTGCGGATCTCCGTCCCCGCGCCCCGTGTCGACGTCGTCTCGTACGCCGGCGCCAGCGACGCGTTCGCCGCCGGGTTCCTGGGGGCGACGCTGCGGGGGCTGCCGCTCGCCGCCCGGCTGCGCCACGGCCACCTGGCCGCCGCCGCCGCGCTCACCGCCCCCGGCGACCTCGCCCCCGTCCCGGACGGCGCCCTCGTCGACCGGCTGGCCGGGCTGGACGGGACCGCGTGGGGGAGACTGCGTCTCGGTCCCGGCTGGACGGACGCGGGACCGGACGACGAGGAGGTACGCACGCGATGA
- the mptB gene encoding polyprenol phosphomannose-dependent alpha 1,6 mannosyltransferase MptB: MWSLRSVAGCRHLGAVGSLAVALGGWAAGTMPARDPFGLWFPRAADTARPGVLLALAGLTLLVVAWWRYGRLVADGADVRVRSTAVTLVWWTAPLLLAPPLYSADVYSYVAQGAMVLEGHDVYRHGPSVLAPDGIGGAAAASVGGHWTETPAPYGPVFLLLAKAVAAATAGHLLPAVLALRLLSLAALALLFWAVLRLAPRASTAGALWLGVLNPLLLLHVVGGLHNDGLMVGLLLAGTALAVRRGRWVAGSALVALAVMIKSPAALALLFIGVVVGRETAGPLIRRAAKGVLGPGAVAAAVAVGATLCAGTGFGWLRTQSVAGSIHTALSLTSDLGVALGETMYFLSGAETDPVKRAVQAMGLTLALALIAYLASCTARRMLDPLHALGLALLALVALSPMVQPWYVLWAVPLLAATAWNGRAGRALAILSAALVYVTAPDGRTPAYGFALAVVACVIGGQLLLRRSDFAAGVWLPSPRRPEDREPSRA, translated from the coding sequence ATGTGGTCCTTGAGGAGCGTCGCCGGTTGCAGGCACCTGGGCGCGGTCGGCTCGCTGGCCGTCGCCCTCGGCGGGTGGGCGGCCGGCACCATGCCGGCCCGCGACCCCTTCGGCCTGTGGTTCCCGCGCGCCGCCGACACGGCCCGCCCCGGCGTCCTGCTGGCCCTGGCCGGGCTGACGCTCCTCGTCGTCGCCTGGTGGCGGTACGGCCGGCTGGTCGCCGACGGCGCCGACGTCCGGGTCCGGTCCACCGCCGTCACGCTCGTGTGGTGGACCGCCCCGCTCCTCCTCGCCCCGCCGCTCTACAGCGCCGACGTGTACAGCTACGTCGCCCAGGGCGCCATGGTCCTGGAGGGGCACGACGTGTACCGCCACGGCCCGTCCGTCCTCGCCCCCGACGGCATCGGCGGGGCCGCGGCCGCGAGCGTCGGCGGCCACTGGACCGAGACGCCCGCCCCGTACGGGCCGGTCTTCCTCCTCCTCGCCAAGGCGGTCGCCGCGGCCACCGCCGGACACCTGCTGCCCGCCGTCCTGGCCCTGCGGCTGCTGTCGCTCGCCGCGCTCGCCCTGCTCTTCTGGGCCGTGCTGCGGCTCGCGCCGCGCGCCTCCACCGCGGGGGCCCTCTGGCTCGGCGTCCTCAACCCCCTGCTCCTCCTCCACGTCGTCGGCGGACTGCACAACGACGGCCTGATGGTGGGCCTGCTCCTCGCCGGCACCGCCCTCGCCGTGCGCCGCGGCCGCTGGGTCGCGGGGAGCGCCCTGGTCGCCCTCGCCGTGATGATCAAGTCACCGGCGGCGCTGGCGCTGCTCTTCATCGGCGTCGTCGTCGGCCGGGAGACGGCCGGCCCCCTCATACGGAGGGCCGCCAAGGGCGTCCTCGGGCCGGGCGCCGTGGCCGCGGCCGTCGCCGTCGGCGCCACGCTGTGCGCCGGCACCGGCTTCGGCTGGCTGCGCACCCAGAGCGTCGCCGGGAGCATCCACACCGCGCTCTCCCTCACCAGCGACCTCGGCGTCGCCCTCGGCGAGACCATGTACTTCCTGTCCGGCGCCGAGACGGACCCCGTCAAGCGCGCCGTCCAGGCCATGGGCCTCACGCTCGCCCTCGCCCTCATCGCCTACCTCGCCTCGTGCACGGCCCGCCGCATGCTCGACCCGCTGCACGCGCTCGGCCTCGCCCTCCTCGCCCTGGTCGCGCTCTCCCCGATGGTGCAGCCCTGGTACGTCCTGTGGGCCGTGCCGCTGCTCGCCGCGACCGCCTGGAACGGCCGCGCGGGCCGCGCGCTCGCCATCCTGTCGGCGGCCCTCGTGTACGTGACGGCGCCCGACGGCCGCACCCCCGCCTACGGGTTCGCCCTGGCCGTCGTGGCGTGCGTGATCGGCGGGCAGCTGCTGCTGCGCCGCTCCGACTTCGCCGCCGGCGTGTGGCTGCCGTCCCCGCGCCGCCCCGAGGACCGCGAGCCCTCCCGCGCCTGA
- a CDS encoding M14 family metallopeptidase, with translation MRLRIRGGRSVTLAAALALAVVAPLTAATTSGAAPTPPAAPAAAAEEVIRQYEIHGPSTPAERSAVAATGVSVDEVDDHAVVVSANAAQAKRLRALGHTLEPLPGPPNRTGGAPVSPMDFPSADSRYHTYAEMNAEIAQRLQQYPNIMSRRVIGKSYQGRDIVAIKISDNVATDENEPEVLFTHHQHAREHLTVEMALYLLRELGAGYGSDARVTNAVNSRELWIIPDLNPDGGEYDIATGSYRSWRKNRQPNTGSSYVGTDMNRNWDYKWGCCGGSSSSPSSDTYRGRAPESAPEVKVVADFVRSRAVGGKQQIRAAIDFHTYSELVLWPFGYTYADTAPGMTQDDRDAFAAVGRKMAASNGYTPQQSSDLYVTDGSIDDFLWGTHKIFGYTFEMYPRSASGGGFYPPDEVIERETSRNRDAVLQLVENADCMYRSIGKEQQYCAAAS, from the coding sequence ATGCGACTACGCATCAGAGGCGGACGGTCCGTCACCCTCGCGGCCGCCCTCGCCCTCGCCGTTGTGGCACCGCTCACCGCCGCCACGACCTCCGGCGCGGCCCCCACCCCGCCCGCCGCCCCGGCCGCCGCGGCGGAGGAGGTCATCCGCCAGTACGAGATCCACGGCCCCTCCACCCCCGCCGAGCGGTCCGCCGTCGCCGCCACCGGCGTCTCCGTCGACGAGGTCGACGACCACGCGGTCGTGGTGAGCGCCAACGCCGCCCAGGCCAAGCGCCTCCGCGCGCTCGGCCACACCCTGGAGCCGCTGCCCGGACCCCCGAACCGCACCGGCGGCGCCCCCGTCTCCCCCATGGACTTCCCCTCGGCGGACTCCCGCTACCACACCTACGCGGAGATGAACGCGGAGATCGCCCAGCGGCTCCAGCAGTATCCGAACATCATGAGCCGCCGCGTCATCGGCAAGTCGTACCAGGGCCGCGACATCGTGGCCATCAAGATCAGCGACAACGTGGCGACGGACGAGAACGAGCCGGAGGTCCTCTTCACGCACCACCAGCACGCCCGGGAGCACCTGACCGTCGAGATGGCGCTGTACCTGCTGCGCGAACTCGGGGCCGGCTACGGCTCCGACGCCCGCGTCACCAACGCCGTCAACAGCCGCGAGCTCTGGATCATCCCCGACCTCAACCCCGACGGCGGCGAGTACGACATCGCCACCGGCTCCTACCGCAGCTGGCGCAAGAACCGGCAGCCCAACACGGGCTCGTCCTACGTCGGCACCGACATGAACCGCAACTGGGACTACAAGTGGGGCTGCTGCGGCGGCTCCTCGAGCTCGCCGAGCTCGGACACCTACCGGGGCCGCGCCCCCGAGTCGGCGCCCGAGGTGAAGGTCGTCGCCGACTTCGTCCGCTCGCGGGCCGTCGGCGGGAAGCAGCAGATCCGGGCCGCCATCGACTTCCACACGTACAGCGAGCTGGTCCTGTGGCCGTTCGGCTACACGTACGCCGACACGGCCCCCGGCATGACCCAGGACGACCGGGACGCCTTCGCGGCGGTCGGCCGCAAGATGGCCGCGAGCAACGGCTACACCCCCCAGCAGTCGAGTGACCTGTACGTGACGGACGGGTCCATCGACGACTTCCTGTGGGGCACGCACAAGATCTTCGGCTACACCTTCGAGATGTACCCGCGCTCGGCCTCCGGCGGCGGTTTCTACCCGCCCGACGAGGTCATCGAGCGCGAGACCAGCCGCAACCGCGACGCGGTCCTCCAGCTCGTGGAGAACGCCGACTGCATGTACCGGTCGATCGGCAAGGAGCAGCAGTACTGCGCTGCCGCCTCCTGA
- a CDS encoding IclR family transcriptional regulator — protein MSQSVDRALSILPLLARGPADLGQVAERLGVHKSTALRLLRTLHEHGLVHRRQDQRYRLGARLFALAQEAAESLDVRESARPHLVRLNEETGHTVHLAVREGDEVVYVDKIDSRYPVRMYSRIGRPVAITVAAVAKVLLADLPEPERHALTDRLDYPPYTPRSTPNAAAFRTELATVREQGWAADLGGHEESINCVAAPVRGPDGRVAAALSISAPNVVVTADGLLALLPLVRRTAEAAGHDHSGTTPPKDAA, from the coding sequence ATGAGCCAGAGCGTCGACCGGGCTTTGAGCATCCTGCCGCTGCTCGCCCGGGGCCCCGCCGACCTCGGGCAGGTCGCCGAGCGGCTCGGCGTCCACAAGTCGACCGCCCTGCGGCTGCTGCGCACGCTCCACGAGCACGGACTCGTCCACCGCCGGCAGGACCAGCGGTACCGGCTCGGCGCCCGCCTCTTCGCGCTCGCCCAGGAGGCCGCGGAGAGCCTGGACGTCCGGGAGAGCGCCCGCCCGCACCTCGTACGCCTCAACGAGGAGACCGGCCACACCGTGCACCTCGCGGTGCGCGAGGGGGACGAGGTCGTGTACGTCGACAAGATCGACAGCCGGTACCCCGTGCGCATGTACTCGCGGATCGGCCGCCCCGTCGCGATCACCGTCGCCGCCGTCGCGAAGGTCCTCCTCGCCGACCTGCCCGAGCCGGAGCGCCACGCGCTCACCGACCGGCTCGACTACCCGCCGTACACGCCGCGTTCGACGCCGAACGCCGCCGCCTTCCGGACCGAGCTGGCCACCGTCCGCGAGCAGGGCTGGGCCGCGGACCTCGGCGGCCACGAGGAGTCCATCAACTGCGTCGCCGCACCGGTCCGGGGACCCGACGGGCGTGTCGCCGCCGCCCTGTCGATCTCCGCGCCCAACGTGGTCGTCACGGCCGACGGACTCCTCGCGCTCCTGCCCCTGGTGCGCCGCACCGCCGAGGCCGCCGGCCACGACCACTCCGGCACCACCCCACCGAAGGACGCCGCATGA
- a CDS encoding Nramp family divalent metal transporter: protein MADTADTTPGRRPDRDGGGPHHGGPAPGGPGPDGRQTPAPRKASWRYIGPGIVVAATGVGAGDLVATLIAGGRFGYTLLWAAVVGCLVKISLAEAAGRWHLATGRTLFDGWRSLGAWTTGYFAVYVAIWGFVYGAAAMSSSALPLQALFPGVMDLKWWAVLCGLAGLAFVWFNRYAVFEKVMTLLVGVMFVVTLYLAVRVTPNLGRALAGLAPVLPDGSLIYTLGLIGGVGGTITLAAYGYWVNAKGWTDTSWIKVMRLDNRVAYLTTGVFVVAMLVVGAELLHSSGIALAKGDKGLLDLSGILADRYGTVTSKLFLVGFFATSLTSLIGVWHGVSLMFADFVAHFRSRGAATPGEAAAVGARERSLPFRAYLLWLTFPPMALLFLDQPFGLVIVYGVIGAFFMPFLAVTLVWLLNSSRTPAEWRNGPLSNGVLGAAGLLFVVLCVQQVRELPW, encoded by the coding sequence ATGGCGGACACCGCGGACACCACGCCCGGCCGGCGGCCGGACCGCGACGGCGGGGGACCGCACCACGGCGGCCCGGCCCCCGGCGGCCCCGGCCCCGACGGCCGGCAGACACCCGCGCCGCGGAAGGCGAGCTGGCGGTACATCGGGCCCGGCATCGTCGTGGCGGCCACCGGCGTCGGCGCCGGCGACCTCGTGGCCACGCTCATCGCGGGCGGCAGGTTCGGCTACACCCTGCTGTGGGCGGCCGTCGTCGGCTGCCTCGTCAAGATCTCGCTCGCCGAGGCCGCGGGACGCTGGCACCTGGCGACCGGACGCACCCTCTTCGACGGCTGGCGCAGCCTCGGCGCCTGGACGACCGGCTACTTCGCCGTGTACGTCGCCATCTGGGGCTTCGTCTACGGTGCCGCCGCCATGTCCTCCAGCGCGCTGCCCCTCCAGGCGCTGTTCCCGGGCGTCATGGACCTGAAGTGGTGGGCCGTCCTGTGCGGCCTGGCCGGGCTGGCGTTCGTCTGGTTCAACCGGTACGCCGTGTTCGAGAAGGTCATGACGCTCCTTGTCGGCGTCATGTTCGTCGTCACGCTCTACCTCGCCGTGCGCGTCACCCCGAACCTCGGGCGGGCCCTCGCCGGTCTCGCGCCCGTCCTCCCCGACGGCTCGCTGATCTACACCCTCGGCCTGATCGGCGGCGTCGGCGGCACGATCACGCTCGCCGCGTACGGGTACTGGGTCAACGCCAAGGGGTGGACGGACACCTCCTGGATCAAGGTGATGCGGCTGGACAACCGCGTCGCCTACCTCACCACCGGCGTCTTCGTCGTCGCCATGCTCGTCGTCGGCGCGGAACTGCTCCACTCCTCCGGCATCGCCCTCGCCAAGGGGGACAAGGGCCTCCTCGACCTCTCCGGGATCCTGGCGGACCGGTACGGCACGGTCACGTCCAAGCTGTTCCTCGTCGGCTTCTTCGCCACTTCCCTCACGTCCCTCATCGGCGTGTGGCACGGCGTGAGCCTGATGTTCGCGGACTTCGTCGCCCACTTCCGCTCGCGCGGCGCGGCCACCCCGGGCGAGGCGGCCGCGGTCGGCGCCCGTGAGCGGTCGCTGCCCTTCCGGGCGTACCTGCTGTGGCTGACGTTCCCGCCGATGGCGCTGCTCTTCCTGGACCAGCCGTTCGGCCTGGTCATCGTCTACGGCGTGATCGGCGCGTTCTTCATGCCGTTCCTCGCCGTCACGCTGGTGTGGCTGCTGAACTCCTCCCGCACGCCCGCCGAGTGGCGCAACGGGCCGCTGAGCAACGGCGTCCTCGGCGCGGCCGGACTGCTGTTCGTGGTGCTCTGCGTGCAGCAGGTGCGCGAGCTGCCCTGGTAG